The genome window ATAATCCTTCCACAAACCTTTCCTTTTTTTCTTGGCTTCGGCAAGTAAGTTTTCCAGATATTTAGGATATTTCTTTTTTGTATATATACAGGCATATCCGTCTTTAATTACTTCTTCGTTATAAAGTTCTCCCTTTTTATTCCATATAAGAGCCAGATATCTTTTGAAATTCCCTTGTCCTTCAATTTTTACTTTTACCTGGTCTTTTACATGGAAATTTCTTTTAGCGTAAGCTGTAGCTTTTTGACCTAACTCTCTCATTTTTCGTTTGGAAACATTGCACTTATCGGCATCATTCAAAAGTTTGTATCCTTCGCTTTTTTCTGGAGTGTCTATCCATAAAAGTCTTAGCTTTGCTTTTTGACCATTTATGTTGACAGTTATAGTATCGCCATCAGATACTTTTGTTATACGTGCAATATATTCACCGGGTGTTAATTTTGCTGATTTTTCAGAAAGATTTTTTTGGGATTTGTCTGTATCTGGAAATTTTTTTTCTATTAAGTAGCCTGCAATAGCAATAACAACTGCGACTATTATAGAAAGAGTGCTTTTTTTCTTCATCTTTCCCCCCAAATTCTGTAATATAAAATACAAATCATACTTCCATTTCCAGACTTAGTAAATACATATCCTCCCCATCTATGATATGTAAGTTATAACTATTACAGAAAGGACATATAAATTTATTGTTTTCTATAGTAAATTCCTTTTTACAATCTTCACATTTTGCTATTATATCCTGAATAATCATTTCAAGCTCTGCGTTATTACAGATTGTTTTTTCCTTAAATGTATCAAATGCAACTTTTAAAAGATGAGGTTCAATTCCTGATAGTTTTCCAATTTTTACAACTACTTTGGAAACAGAAGTTGCATTATTCTGTCTTGCGTTCCTTTCTACTATTTCTATTAAACTTTGGACTACAGAAAACTCGTGCATTTCTCTAACCTGATACTATTAAAATAATGTTGAAAAGGTAAATATAATTCTGTACTTTTCCTTTCCTTCGGCTCCTTGTTGTAAATTTTCTTCGTTTAGGTCTGTCCATGATGGTATTTTAACACCAAAACCTACACTTATAGTTCTATAGTAGGCTCTAATTCCGTAGAGGGTATATATTATTTTTCCTCCTGTTCCTTTTAGTCCTACTCCATTTTCTTTATCTCTTCCAAGATTTAAGTAATTGATTTCAAAATCAGTATCTAACCTAAATTGTTTTTTCTCTAAAGTTAAAATACGATATGTTAGAGCAGTGTTTATCCTAAATTCATCGCCAAATTTGTACTTTGTTCCGTCGTCATATGTGTATTCAAAGAATTTAAGGTAATTTGTGTCAAATATAAATGTTAAATTTTCTGTAAACTGTTTAGTTGCGGTGTATCCTAATGTTATGGTGGGTTTTCCAAAACCCAGAGACATGCCAGGGTCTATATTGCCATTCACATCTCTAATATTCGGGTCGCCGGTGGGGACGGTAAAGCCTCCATAAATTGTGAAATGCCAGTCCATCAGGTCATCAAGACTTTCTGTTTCTGGTATGAGCAGAAAGCCATCATCATATTTGAAGCCTAAAACAGCCATCAGGGAGATATCTGCAAAGCCACTTGTGTTAAAAGAATTGTCCTCAAGCTTTTTTATGTAGTAAGGAACGAAAAGATATAAAGAAAGGTAAGATTTTACTCCATATCCCAGTCCATACATCCAGAAGGTATAACTTTCTGTTTCGTCATCTCTTTGGGGAGTGTATTTTTTAAATTTTGCGTAATCTAACTTCAGATATCCTAAGAATTTATCCTCTGGTAAAGTTAAAGAGGAAGATGTTTCAAGAGGTGAACCGGGACCTTCAAGACCAGCAGCTCCTAAGGATGCAACACCATGATGGGCATTTGAGTTTTTAGGTAAAAAAAGTAGAAGTAGGAAGAAAAATAATAAACTAATCTGCCTTTTCAATCTTTTCCCTCCTGATTGAAAGATAAAAAAGTAAGTACACAGAAAGGATTATTAAAACTCCGATAAAAATTTTTAATAAATAGCTAAATTGTTGTGGGTTTTCATGGATAGTGGAAATATTGTTTATATGTATCTTTTTTATTATTCCGTGTCCATCTTCTGAGAATGCTTTTATCGTCCAGTTACCAGTTCTGTCTGGTATAAAAATTACTCTCCCATACTGGTCTGTTCTTCCTACTTGATAGGGGACTTTAATGTTGTCAGGAGAATAAATCTCATATTTTTCATAAGAAAATGGAGTTCCATCAGCAAAAAAGATTTTGATTACTATTGCTTTTTGATTATTAACGGAATATTGGACGCTATGGGCAAAGGAAAAATTTAATACCAGTAAAAATGCAAGTATAAAGTTCACCATGGTATTACTTCACCTCAAAGTTTAAAGTGGTGGTATATATGATTTCATCTGTTTCTTCAGAATTTGTTTTCTTTTTCAGAGTTGCTTCTATTAATTGTAAGCCTTTATGTTTTATTCTTATGTTTATTCTTCCGTTTTTATCTGTTAATCCTCTGAACTTTCCATCATAGGCTACAGAAACATTTTTTATGGGTTTACCTTTAAATGTTATAAGTAATCTTAATTTATCTCCTTCCTTTACATTGAAAGGATTGTTAATTGGGATTATATCTAATTTTTGAGAAAAGGGTTTTTGTAGATTGTTATTCCACAGATTTATTCTTTTTACACTTTCATAAGAAAGCCAGCTTTTTATTGGAGTTGCTACCTGATTTTTAGGTTTATTTACAGTTCCATAGGGTGTTTTAGTCCAGTATCCTGTGGAGATATGAACATATATTAGGGCACAGTTATCTTTTATCTTTAGAGGATATTCTTTTCTAAGGTTAATCTTGATTTCATTTCCATCTTTATTTATGCACTGTACGGATATAATATTGTCAGGATTATATTCTATAATTTTTTCCCCTTTGTGAGAGGAAAGCTTATGCCCATAATAGAGAATATAATTGTTTTCTGACTTTTCTATCCATAAATCGTGTGCCTGTATCTTTAGAGATAGTAATAGCAAAAGAATTAATACCTTTTTCACCGTATTAACTCCTGTAAAGATTTCTATACTATATTTTAATAATAACTGAATATTCATTCAATATTTTAGGATAAAAACAGAAAAAGTTCAGCATTCTCATTGAAATTGTATCTATCCTGATATTATCCTTTTCTTTCTTTTAATGATGTGAACCACCATACCTTATATAAAGCTGGAAAATCGTTAAACCCAGATAGAAAATTATTATAAGAGATGAAAATATATATACCACTAATTTCTTTGAACCTTTTATTTCAAAAAAGTCTAACCTCTTCCACATTATGAAACCACTCCAAAATGCTGCTATAAACGGAAATATATAAAATATTCTGAGCCAAGTGTCTTTTCGGCTGGCAAGAGGTTCAACTTTTATATCCAGGAAAAAAGCCTGGGAAAATCCGTTAATAACTTCATGGTAGTAATGGGTAAAGAAGAAATGGGTTACATGGGATAAACTTCCTATTATCATAAGAGGTGCAAGAGCATAACCTAAGTTTAGGAATACTTCTTTGAAAGGTTTTTTAATTAGTCTGGAAGCAATATAAAAACCTCCTAATACCAGTGTAAGAGTAATAGATACAGCCATTACAAGTGCTACTAAACCTGTCCAGTCAAAAGGTTTTCCGATACCTGTTGTTGTTTCAAGCCATTTTCCTATATTTATCCATGGAAGTTCATCTCTTATAGGAGAATGTCCCAATCCGTGATGAAATCTCATTGTTATAGTAATAACGGCAAGAAGAATTATATAAATCCATATTTCCCAGCTGTTTGGTTTTTTCATTTTTGAGAATAAGGAGTGGGACCATTTTCTTATAGAGTATTTAACCCCTTCGCAACTTCCTGCACATTCCATACAGAGCGTACAGCTTTCCATAGAATTGTTTTTATCAAATTTGTAGGGGCTTAATTTATATGGGCAGGAAAATGCACAATCAGGTTTATCACATTTAGGGTCACAGAGGATTTTATTGTAAGATGAAAGCCACATAAATCCTACTCTGGCAAAGGCAGGTGCTACTCTTCCTATAGGGCAGAAGTATCTACAAAAAGCTCCATTGGCATAAACATAAGATACCAAGACAGCAAGTAAGAAAAATGTTAAGAAAAATAAGGCTGTAATAAAGGAATTCCTGAATAGTCCAGGAAAAACATACAGAGGTATCCAGTAGAAAGTAATAAGTAATGAAAATCCAATGTAAGGGTTTTTTAAAAATTTAGGTATTTTTTTCTTAAGTCCATATTTTGTTATTGTTCTGGACAAGAAACCGAAGGGACATACCATACAAAAGACATTTCCTAAAAATGGCAGAGTTATTACCATAAAGAAGGGCCAGAAAAGGCCCCAGAATAAACCTGTAGTGAAGGCATTTTTTGGGGAGAACAAACCCCATAATATAGCATATATCACTAATAGCAATAAAAGACTTCTAAAAAAGTTTAGGAATTTGGGATTTCCAATAGTTTCATGTATAGAGTTGAACCTAAAAATATCATTTTTATCCCGCTCTAAAGTTAGTTCATGAAACTTTCTCATTTTTTAAACCTCTTTAAAATTTGTAAGATGCTCTAACCATGTATGTTCTTGGTGGAGCTGGATAGATATAGTAGCTATCGGTTGTATCACTTTTTACGTATTGGGAAGCATACTTTTTATCAAATACATTTCTAACATCAAAAGAGACTTCAAATTTTTTGCCTCTTTCATAACCAACCATGAGGTTTGTTATATTTTTATAATCAC of Persephonella sp. IF05-L8 contains these proteins:
- a CDS encoding 4Fe-4S binding protein; translated protein: MRKFHELTLERDKNDIFRFNSIHETIGNPKFLNFFRSLLLLLVIYAILWGLFSPKNAFTTGLFWGLFWPFFMVITLPFLGNVFCMVCPFGFLSRTITKYGLKKKIPKFLKNPYIGFSLLITFYWIPLYVFPGLFRNSFITALFFLTFFLLAVLVSYVYANGAFCRYFCPIGRVAPAFARVGFMWLSSYNKILCDPKCDKPDCAFSCPYKLSPYKFDKNNSMESCTLCMECAGSCEGVKYSIRKWSHSLFSKMKKPNSWEIWIYIILLAVITITMRFHHGLGHSPIRDELPWINIGKWLETTTGIGKPFDWTGLVALVMAVSITLTLVLGGFYIASRLIKKPFKEVFLNLGYALAPLMIIGSLSHVTHFFFTHYYHEVINGFSQAFFLDIKVEPLASRKDTWLRIFYIFPFIAAFWSGFIMWKRLDFFEIKGSKKLVVYIFSSLIIIFYLGLTIFQLYIRYGGSHH
- a CDS encoding DUF4198 domain-containing protein is translated as MKKVLILLLLLSLKIQAHDLWIEKSENNYILYYGHKLSSHKGEKIIEYNPDNIISVQCINKDGNEIKINLRKEYPLKIKDNCALIYVHISTGYWTKTPYGTVNKPKNQVATPIKSWLSYESVKRINLWNNNLQKPFSQKLDIIPINNPFNVKEGDKLRLLITFKGKPIKNVSVAYDGKFRGLTDKNGRINIRIKHKGLQLIEATLKKKTNSEETDEIIYTTTLNFEVK
- a CDS encoding transporter, giving the protein MKRQISLLFFFLLLLFLPKNSNAHHGVASLGAAGLEGPGSPLETSSSLTLPEDKFLGYLKLDYAKFKKYTPQRDDETESYTFWMYGLGYGVKSYLSLYLFVPYYIKKLEDNSFNTSGFADISLMAVLGFKYDDGFLLIPETESLDDLMDWHFTIYGGFTVPTGDPNIRDVNGNIDPGMSLGFGKPTITLGYTATKQFTENLTFIFDTNYLKFFEYTYDDGTKYKFGDEFRINTALTYRILTLEKKQFRLDTDFEINYLNLGRDKENGVGLKGTGGKIIYTLYGIRAYYRTISVGFGVKIPSWTDLNEENLQQGAEGKEKYRIIFTFSTLF
- a CDS encoding thermonuclease family protein, with translation MKKKSTLSIIVAVVIAIAGYLIEKKFPDTDKSQKNLSEKSAKLTPGEYIARITKVSDGDTITVNINGQKAKLRLLWIDTPEKSEGYKLLNDADKCNVSKRKMRELGQKATAYAKRNFHVKDQVKVKIEGQGNFKRYLALIWNKKGELYNEEVIKDGYACIYTKKKYPKYLENLLAEAKKKRKGLWKDYYKIMNCLCYETRKK
- the hypA gene encoding hydrogenase/urease nickel incorporation protein HypA; the protein is MHEFSVVQSLIEIVERNARQNNATSVSKVVVKIGKLSGIEPHLLKVAFDTFKEKTICNNAELEMIIQDIIAKCEDCKKEFTIENNKFICPFCNSYNLHIIDGEDMYLLSLEMEV